One Brassica napus cultivar Da-Ae chromosome A1, Da-Ae, whole genome shotgun sequence genomic region harbors:
- the LOC125576514 gene encoding kinesin-like protein KIN-12B isoform X2 has translation MKHFMMPRNAVVRDTGEPQSPNPSLTKSKSQRKSRSAKENAPPPDPNSLPPDYKSSPAKLKSPLPPRPPSANPLKRKLIAEAASDNGVAGVSDSGVKVIVRVKPPSKGEEEEMIVKKISADALTINDHTFTFDSIADPDSTQDEIFQLVGAPLVENCLAGFNSSVFAYGQTGSGKTYTMWGPANGLLEEHLSGDQRGLTPRVFELLFARISEEQVKHAERQLSYQCRCSFLEIYNEQITDLLDPSQKNLMIREDVKSGVYVEYLTEENVKNLKDLSRLLIKGLANRRTGATSVNAESSRSHCVFTCVVESHCKNAADGLSSFKTSRINLVDLAGSERQKSTGAAGERLKEAGNINRSLSQLGNLINILAEVSQTGKQRHIPYRDSRLTFLLQESLGGNAKLAMVCAVSPSQSCRSETFSTLRFAQRAKAIQNKAIVNEVMQDDVNFLREVIRQLREELQRVKNNGNNPANPNAAYATSWNARRSMSLLRSFGLSHPKSLANGDDDGDTEMEIDEEAVERLCAQIGLQSSPPAEESNPDTSRVEKINPSLQTLALEDENYENSHLQSSDGQSTGKQFPEDTDVNMEDASCQTENHEAVTINNEPTVEEIGITAAVQTMDHGSSVLPHLITNSLGSPISDTDHDNSLGKAENIPSCQDLVPGALVSSIVSVADALDDTEHFSIIPVSPCLSLDPASVSPVLITPTESVSPRIRKSRKSLRTSSMSTASQKDMERANQVTTEIMEPSSAVSTKMLKLPSAASTEKSGAFPVPTNQLAASLHRGMKILDSYRQSTAQRRSTFGFSYKALECKPSTVLSKADVGVQTYPEADIIAEENPKEVVCSKCKSIAECDVQETSDISNLQLVTVDNSEKSSFQVPKAVEKVLAGSIRREMALEEYCTKQASEISQLNRLVQQYKHERECNAIIGQTREDKIVRLESLMDGVLSKDDFLDEEFASLMHEHKLLKDMYENHPEVLQTRIELKRAQEELESFKNFYGEMGEREVLLEEIQDLKAHVHCYTDTSLTSSRKRGSLLKLTYTCDPNPAPPLNAIPESVEESPEKTLEQERLRWTEAESNWISLAEELRNELDTNRKLMEKQKRELDTEKRCTEELTEAMQMAMKGHARMIEQYADLEEKHIQLLARHRRIREGIDDVKKAAARAGVKGAESRFINALAAEISALKVQREKEAQYFRDENKSLQSQLRDTAEAVEAAGELLARLKEAEEGLKIAQKRATDAEYQASEAYKQIEKLKSKQETGFRTLNQQQGIAESHNHIESLHGDDMAKYDGPVEEPSASSGDEQWREEFEPFYKKDAELAKLAEPSWFSGYDRCNI, from the exons ATGAAGCACTTCATGATGCCAAGAAACGCCGTCGTGCGAGACACCGGAGAGCCGCAATCGCCGAACCCTAGCTTGACTAAATCCAAGTCCCAAAGGAAGTCAAGATCCGCCAAAGAGAACGCCCCGCCTCCCGATCCGAACTCGCTGCCCCCTGATTACAAGTCTTCTCCGGCGAAACTGAAGAGTCCGCTGCCTCCGCGTCCGCCGTCTGCCAATCCTCTTAAACGGAAGCTCATCGCGGAAGCTGCGTCGGATAACGGTGTAGCTGGGGTTTCAGATTCTGGCGTTAAG GTTATAGTCAGAGTGAAGCCTCCAAGCAAAGGTGAGGAAGAGGAGATGATTGTTAAGAAGATCTCTGCCGATGCCCTCACTATAAATGACCATACTTTCACTTTCGACTCAATCGCTGACCCTGACTCAACACAG gatgaaatcTTTCAACTTGTGGGAGCCCCTCTTGTGGAAAACTGTCTTGCTGGATTTAACAGTTCTGTTTTTGCTTATGGACAG ACTGGTAGTGGGAAAACGTATACCATGTGGGGTCCTGCAAACGGATTGCTGGAAGAGCACCTGAGTGGTGACCAAAGAGGTTTGACTCCACGTGTCTTTGAGCTGCTCTTCGCCCGTATCAGTGAG GAGCAAGTGAAGCACGCTGAAAGGCAGCTCAGTTACCAGTGCCGTTGTTCTTTTCTCGAG ATATACAACGAGCAAATAACAGATCTTTTGGATCCGAGCCAGAAAAACCTGATG ATTAGAGAAGATGTCAAGTCCGGTGTTTATGTTGAATATCTGACTGAGGAAAACGTGAAAAATTTGAAGGATTTGTCACGGCTCCTGATCAAG GGTTTGGCAAACAGAAGGACAGGTGCAACAAGTGTAAATGCAGAGAGTTCAAGGTCGCATTGTGTATTTACTTGTGTTGTTGAGTCACATTGCAAG AATGCGGCAGATGGTCTAAGCAGCTTCAAAACAAGTAGAATAAATCTTGTTGATCTGGCTGGTTCCGAAAGACAAAAATCAACTGGTGCAGCAGGAGAACGGTTGAAGGAAGCTGGGAATATCAATCGATCACTTTCTCAACTTGG GAATTTGATTAACATTCTCGCAGAAGTTTCACAAACAGGGAAGCAAAGGCATATACCATACAGAGATTCCAGGCTGACGTTCCTATTGCAGGAGTCTCTTGGTGGGAATGCAAAGTTAGCGATGGTTTGTGCGGTATCTCCCTCGCAAAG TTGTAGAAGCGAAACCTTCAGCACCTTGAGATTTGCTCAGCGTGCAAAGGCGATTCAGAACAAGGCCATTGTCAATGAAGTGATGCAGGATGATGTAAATTTCTTGCGGGAAGTCATACGCCAGCTGAGG GAGGAACTGCAAAGGGTGAAGAATAATGGAAACAACCCAGCTAATCCAAATGCAGCTTATGCCACGTCCTGGAATGCACGTAGAAGTATGAGTTTGTTAAGAAGTTTTGGCCTGAGTCATCCAAAGTCATTAGCCAATGGAGATGATGATGGAGATACTGAGATGGAAATAGATGAAGAGGCTGTTGAAAGGCTTTGTGCTCAAATAGGCTTGCAGTCATCTCCACCTGCCGAGGAGAGCAATCCGGACACGAGCAGAGTAGAGAAAATAAATCCATCCTTACAAACTTTGGCCCTGGAGGATGAAAATTACGAGAACTCCCACCTTCAGTCATCTGATGGCCAATCTACAGGAAAGCAGTTTCCTGAGGATACAGATGTTAACATGGAGGATGCAAGTTGCCAAACTGAGAATCACGAGGCAGTTACTATTAATAATGAGCCAACTGTGGAAGAAATTGGCATCACAGCAGCCGTGCAAACTATGGATCATGGTTCAAGTGTGCTGCCTCATTTGATAACCAATTCTCTTGGTTCTCCTATTAGTGACACAGACCACGACAATTCACTTGGCAAGGCGGAAAACATTCCATCATGCCAAGACTTGGTTCCTGGAGCTCTTGTTTCCTCGATTGTATCAGTAGCTGACGCTTTAGATGATACAGAACACTTCTCAATAATTCCTGTGTCACCTTGCCTCAGCTTAGATCCAGCAAGTGTTTCTCCTGTACTAATAACTCCCACTGAGAGTGTCTCTCCTAGGATTAGGAAGAGCAGGAAAAGCTTGAGGACATCATCAATGTCCACCGCATCACAAAAAGATATGGAGAGAGCAAACCAAGTAACTACTGAAATTATGGAACCTTCTTCCGCTGTGTCTACAAAGATGTTAAAACTACCTAGTGCTGCGTCTACAGAGAAAAGTGGAGCTTTTCCTGTGCCAACTAACCAATTGGCGGCTAGCCTCCACAGAGGAATGAAAATACTCGACTCCTATCGCCAGAGTACTGCTCAAAGACGGTCTACATTCGGGTTCTCCTACAAAGCTCTAGAATGCAAGCCTTCAACGGTTTTAAGCAAGGCTGATGTAGGTGTACAAACTTATCCCGAAGCTGATATAATAGCAGAAGAGAACCCAAAAGAAGTAGTTTGCAGTAAATGCAAAAGCATAGCAGAATGTGATGTCCAAGAAACAAGTGACATTTCAAATCTTCAGTTGGTCACTGTTGACAACTCAGAAAAGTCCAGTTTCCAAGTTCCGAAG GCAGTGGAAAAAGTTCTAGCAGGGTCTATCAGAAGGGAAATGGCTCTGGAAGAGTACTGCACTAAGCAAGCTTCTGAAATATCACAGCTTAATCGGCTG GTTCAACAGTACAAACATGAGCGAGAGTGCAATGCCATCATAGGACAAACAAGGGAGGACAAAATTGTTCGTCTTGAAAGCCTCATGGATGGCGTGTTGTCTAAAGATGATTTCCTGGATGAAGAATTTGCATCTCTCATGCATGAGCATAAG CTTCTGAAGGACATGTACGAGAACCACCCTGAAGTACTGCAGACAAGGATTGAGTTGAAACGAGCACAAGAAGAGCTCGAAAGTTTCAAGAACTTCTATGGTGAAATGGGAGAAAGGGAAGTGTTACTGGAAGAGATTCAAGATTTAAAGGCGCATGTACACTGTTACACCGACACTTCTCTTACATCGTCTCGGAAAAGAGGTTCCCTGCTTAAGCTGACATACACTTGTGACCCTAATCCGGCTCCACCTCTTAATGCCATTCCTGAGTCAGTGGAGGAGAGTCCTGAGAAGACATTAGAACAGGAAAGACTTCGTTGGACTGAAGCAGAGAGCAACTGGATCTCTCTAGCTGAGGAATTAAGAAATGAGCTTGATACCAATAGGAAGCTAATGGAAAAGCAGAAACGTGAACTGGATACCGAGAAAAGATGTACAGAAGAGTTGACGGAAGCAATGCAGATGGCGATGAAAGGTCATGCACGGATGATTGAGCAATACGCAGACCTGGAAGAGAAACATATACAATTGCTTGCAAGGCACAGGAGGATCCGAGAAGGAATAGACGATGTTAAAAAAGCTGCAGCCAGAGCAGGAGTCAAGGGAGCAGAGTCCAGGTTCATAAACGCACTTGCGGCAGAGATCTCAGCGTTGAAAGTgcaaagagagaaagaggcaCAATACTTCAGAGATGAGAACAAGAGTCTCCAGTCACAGCTAAGAGATACAGCTGAAGCTGTTGAAGCAGCAGGAGAGTTACTTGCTCGACTTAAAGAAGCTGAAGAAGGATTAAAAATCGCTCAG AAACGGGCAACGGACGCAGAGTATCAAGCATCAGAAGCATATAAACAGATTGAAAAACTGAAGAGCAAACAAGAAACTGGATTCAGAACTCTTAATCAACAACAAGGCATTGCAGAGTCACACAATCATATAGAATCGTTACATGGCGATGATATGGCTAAATATGATGGGCCAGTGGAAGAACCATCAGCAAGTTCAGGAGATGAGCAATGGAGAGAAGAGTTCGAGCCATTTTACAAGAAAGACGCGGAATTGGCAAAGCTTGCCGAACCTTCTTGGTTCTCAGGGTATGACAGATGCAACATATAA
- the LOC111215930 gene encoding transcription factor bHLH77, producing MEKQTLKYLPLGQSDPFGNGNGNEGTIGDLLGRFCNPQESFSPGIRFPPYPGQFGSDRESNKSSLLDPDSDRVPTAKPNSRKRKSIPVGNGKDSPASSSLTASHSKVSGEKVVSKDGKRSKQDEAGSSKNVIDKCDDSKRDNKDDAKPTKDYIHVRARRGQATDSHSLAERARREKISERMTMLQDLVPGCNRITGKAVMLDEIINYVQSLQRQVEFLSMKLATVNPRMEFNANAAVSTEMIQQGESLTQSLYAMACSEQRLPSGGYYSLTKNMPRFSDTHFPSSDGFVQVETQGFWENDLQSIVQMGFGDIQQQQSNNNCSEPTLQMKLEP from the exons ATGGAGAAGCAAACCTTAAAGTACTTACCTTTGGGTCAGAGCGATCCCTTTGGCAATGGCAACGGCAACGAAGGAACCATCGGCGATCTCCTCGGCAGATTCTGCAACCCTCAAGAGTCCTTCTCCCCTGGGATCCGGTTCCCTCCTTATCCGGGTCAATTCGGATCCGATCGCGAGAGCAACAAGAGCTCTCTCTTGGATCCAGATTCAGATCGAGTTCCGACAGCGAAACCGAACTCCAGGAAGAGAAAATCGATCCCTGTCGGAAACGGCAAGGACTCTCCAGCTTCGTCGTCTCTTACCGCTTCCCATTCAAAg GTTTCAGGAGAGAAGGTTGTATCGAAAGATGGGAAGAGAAGCAAGCAGGATGAAGCTGGGAGCAGTAAGAACGTAATAGACAAGTGTGATGATAGTAAACGAGACAATAAGGACGATGCAAAGCCGACCAAAGACTACATTCATGTTAGAGCCAGAAGGGGTCAGGCAACCGATAGCCATAGTCTCGCTGAAAGA GCGAGGAGAGAAAAGATCAGCGAGAGGATGACAATGCTTCAGGATCTTGTTCCTGGTTGTAACCGGATCACAGGGAAAGCTGTCATGCTTGATGAGATTATCAACTATGTTCAGTCCTTGCAGAGACAAGTCGAG TTCTTGTCCATGAAGCTGGCTACTGTAAATCCGAGGATGGAGTTTAATGCTAATGCTGCTGTATCCACAGAG ATGATTCAACAGGGGGAGTCGTTAACGCAGTCTCTTTACGCAATGGCTTGCTCAGAGCAAAGACTTCCATCAGGAGGATACTATTCTCTTACCAAGAACATGCCTAGATTCTCAGACACTCACTTTCCCTCGAGCGACGGATTTGTCCAAGTTGAG ACACAGGGATTCTGGGAAAATGATCTGCAAAGCATTGTTCAGATGGGTTTTGGAGATATCCAGCAACAACAGAGCAACAACAAct GTTCTGAGCCAACACTACAGATGAAGCttgagccatga
- the LOC125576514 gene encoding kinesin-like protein KIN-12B isoform X1: MKHFMMPRNAVVRDTGEPQSPNPSLTKSKSQRKSRSAKENAPPPDPNSLPPDYKSSPAKLKSPLPPRPPSANPLKRKLIAEAASDNGVAGVSDSGVKVIVRVKPPSKGEEEEMIVKKISADALTINDHTFTFDSIADPDSTQDEIFQLVGAPLVENCLAGFNSSVFAYGQTGSGKTYTMWGPANGLLEEHLSGDQRGLTPRVFELLFARISEEQVKHAERQLSYQCRCSFLEIYNEQITDLLDPSQKNLMIREDVKSGVYVEYLTEENVKNLKDLSRLLIKGLANRRTGATSVNAESSRSHCVFTCVVESHCKQNAADGLSSFKTSRINLVDLAGSERQKSTGAAGERLKEAGNINRSLSQLGNLINILAEVSQTGKQRHIPYRDSRLTFLLQESLGGNAKLAMVCAVSPSQSCRSETFSTLRFAQRAKAIQNKAIVNEVMQDDVNFLREVIRQLREELQRVKNNGNNPANPNAAYATSWNARRSMSLLRSFGLSHPKSLANGDDDGDTEMEIDEEAVERLCAQIGLQSSPPAEESNPDTSRVEKINPSLQTLALEDENYENSHLQSSDGQSTGKQFPEDTDVNMEDASCQTENHEAVTINNEPTVEEIGITAAVQTMDHGSSVLPHLITNSLGSPISDTDHDNSLGKAENIPSCQDLVPGALVSSIVSVADALDDTEHFSIIPVSPCLSLDPASVSPVLITPTESVSPRIRKSRKSLRTSSMSTASQKDMERANQVTTEIMEPSSAVSTKMLKLPSAASTEKSGAFPVPTNQLAASLHRGMKILDSYRQSTAQRRSTFGFSYKALECKPSTVLSKADVGVQTYPEADIIAEENPKEVVCSKCKSIAECDVQETSDISNLQLVTVDNSEKSSFQVPKAVEKVLAGSIRREMALEEYCTKQASEISQLNRLVQQYKHERECNAIIGQTREDKIVRLESLMDGVLSKDDFLDEEFASLMHEHKLLKDMYENHPEVLQTRIELKRAQEELESFKNFYGEMGEREVLLEEIQDLKAHVHCYTDTSLTSSRKRGSLLKLTYTCDPNPAPPLNAIPESVEESPEKTLEQERLRWTEAESNWISLAEELRNELDTNRKLMEKQKRELDTEKRCTEELTEAMQMAMKGHARMIEQYADLEEKHIQLLARHRRIREGIDDVKKAAARAGVKGAESRFINALAAEISALKVQREKEAQYFRDENKSLQSQLRDTAEAVEAAGELLARLKEAEEGLKIAQKRATDAEYQASEAYKQIEKLKSKQETGFRTLNQQQGIAESHNHIESLHGDDMAKYDGPVEEPSASSGDEQWREEFEPFYKKDAELAKLAEPSWFSGYDRCNI, encoded by the exons ATGAAGCACTTCATGATGCCAAGAAACGCCGTCGTGCGAGACACCGGAGAGCCGCAATCGCCGAACCCTAGCTTGACTAAATCCAAGTCCCAAAGGAAGTCAAGATCCGCCAAAGAGAACGCCCCGCCTCCCGATCCGAACTCGCTGCCCCCTGATTACAAGTCTTCTCCGGCGAAACTGAAGAGTCCGCTGCCTCCGCGTCCGCCGTCTGCCAATCCTCTTAAACGGAAGCTCATCGCGGAAGCTGCGTCGGATAACGGTGTAGCTGGGGTTTCAGATTCTGGCGTTAAG GTTATAGTCAGAGTGAAGCCTCCAAGCAAAGGTGAGGAAGAGGAGATGATTGTTAAGAAGATCTCTGCCGATGCCCTCACTATAAATGACCATACTTTCACTTTCGACTCAATCGCTGACCCTGACTCAACACAG gatgaaatcTTTCAACTTGTGGGAGCCCCTCTTGTGGAAAACTGTCTTGCTGGATTTAACAGTTCTGTTTTTGCTTATGGACAG ACTGGTAGTGGGAAAACGTATACCATGTGGGGTCCTGCAAACGGATTGCTGGAAGAGCACCTGAGTGGTGACCAAAGAGGTTTGACTCCACGTGTCTTTGAGCTGCTCTTCGCCCGTATCAGTGAG GAGCAAGTGAAGCACGCTGAAAGGCAGCTCAGTTACCAGTGCCGTTGTTCTTTTCTCGAG ATATACAACGAGCAAATAACAGATCTTTTGGATCCGAGCCAGAAAAACCTGATG ATTAGAGAAGATGTCAAGTCCGGTGTTTATGTTGAATATCTGACTGAGGAAAACGTGAAAAATTTGAAGGATTTGTCACGGCTCCTGATCAAG GGTTTGGCAAACAGAAGGACAGGTGCAACAAGTGTAAATGCAGAGAGTTCAAGGTCGCATTGTGTATTTACTTGTGTTGTTGAGTCACATTGCAAG CAGAATGCGGCAGATGGTCTAAGCAGCTTCAAAACAAGTAGAATAAATCTTGTTGATCTGGCTGGTTCCGAAAGACAAAAATCAACTGGTGCAGCAGGAGAACGGTTGAAGGAAGCTGGGAATATCAATCGATCACTTTCTCAACTTGG GAATTTGATTAACATTCTCGCAGAAGTTTCACAAACAGGGAAGCAAAGGCATATACCATACAGAGATTCCAGGCTGACGTTCCTATTGCAGGAGTCTCTTGGTGGGAATGCAAAGTTAGCGATGGTTTGTGCGGTATCTCCCTCGCAAAG TTGTAGAAGCGAAACCTTCAGCACCTTGAGATTTGCTCAGCGTGCAAAGGCGATTCAGAACAAGGCCATTGTCAATGAAGTGATGCAGGATGATGTAAATTTCTTGCGGGAAGTCATACGCCAGCTGAGG GAGGAACTGCAAAGGGTGAAGAATAATGGAAACAACCCAGCTAATCCAAATGCAGCTTATGCCACGTCCTGGAATGCACGTAGAAGTATGAGTTTGTTAAGAAGTTTTGGCCTGAGTCATCCAAAGTCATTAGCCAATGGAGATGATGATGGAGATACTGAGATGGAAATAGATGAAGAGGCTGTTGAAAGGCTTTGTGCTCAAATAGGCTTGCAGTCATCTCCACCTGCCGAGGAGAGCAATCCGGACACGAGCAGAGTAGAGAAAATAAATCCATCCTTACAAACTTTGGCCCTGGAGGATGAAAATTACGAGAACTCCCACCTTCAGTCATCTGATGGCCAATCTACAGGAAAGCAGTTTCCTGAGGATACAGATGTTAACATGGAGGATGCAAGTTGCCAAACTGAGAATCACGAGGCAGTTACTATTAATAATGAGCCAACTGTGGAAGAAATTGGCATCACAGCAGCCGTGCAAACTATGGATCATGGTTCAAGTGTGCTGCCTCATTTGATAACCAATTCTCTTGGTTCTCCTATTAGTGACACAGACCACGACAATTCACTTGGCAAGGCGGAAAACATTCCATCATGCCAAGACTTGGTTCCTGGAGCTCTTGTTTCCTCGATTGTATCAGTAGCTGACGCTTTAGATGATACAGAACACTTCTCAATAATTCCTGTGTCACCTTGCCTCAGCTTAGATCCAGCAAGTGTTTCTCCTGTACTAATAACTCCCACTGAGAGTGTCTCTCCTAGGATTAGGAAGAGCAGGAAAAGCTTGAGGACATCATCAATGTCCACCGCATCACAAAAAGATATGGAGAGAGCAAACCAAGTAACTACTGAAATTATGGAACCTTCTTCCGCTGTGTCTACAAAGATGTTAAAACTACCTAGTGCTGCGTCTACAGAGAAAAGTGGAGCTTTTCCTGTGCCAACTAACCAATTGGCGGCTAGCCTCCACAGAGGAATGAAAATACTCGACTCCTATCGCCAGAGTACTGCTCAAAGACGGTCTACATTCGGGTTCTCCTACAAAGCTCTAGAATGCAAGCCTTCAACGGTTTTAAGCAAGGCTGATGTAGGTGTACAAACTTATCCCGAAGCTGATATAATAGCAGAAGAGAACCCAAAAGAAGTAGTTTGCAGTAAATGCAAAAGCATAGCAGAATGTGATGTCCAAGAAACAAGTGACATTTCAAATCTTCAGTTGGTCACTGTTGACAACTCAGAAAAGTCCAGTTTCCAAGTTCCGAAG GCAGTGGAAAAAGTTCTAGCAGGGTCTATCAGAAGGGAAATGGCTCTGGAAGAGTACTGCACTAAGCAAGCTTCTGAAATATCACAGCTTAATCGGCTG GTTCAACAGTACAAACATGAGCGAGAGTGCAATGCCATCATAGGACAAACAAGGGAGGACAAAATTGTTCGTCTTGAAAGCCTCATGGATGGCGTGTTGTCTAAAGATGATTTCCTGGATGAAGAATTTGCATCTCTCATGCATGAGCATAAG CTTCTGAAGGACATGTACGAGAACCACCCTGAAGTACTGCAGACAAGGATTGAGTTGAAACGAGCACAAGAAGAGCTCGAAAGTTTCAAGAACTTCTATGGTGAAATGGGAGAAAGGGAAGTGTTACTGGAAGAGATTCAAGATTTAAAGGCGCATGTACACTGTTACACCGACACTTCTCTTACATCGTCTCGGAAAAGAGGTTCCCTGCTTAAGCTGACATACACTTGTGACCCTAATCCGGCTCCACCTCTTAATGCCATTCCTGAGTCAGTGGAGGAGAGTCCTGAGAAGACATTAGAACAGGAAAGACTTCGTTGGACTGAAGCAGAGAGCAACTGGATCTCTCTAGCTGAGGAATTAAGAAATGAGCTTGATACCAATAGGAAGCTAATGGAAAAGCAGAAACGTGAACTGGATACCGAGAAAAGATGTACAGAAGAGTTGACGGAAGCAATGCAGATGGCGATGAAAGGTCATGCACGGATGATTGAGCAATACGCAGACCTGGAAGAGAAACATATACAATTGCTTGCAAGGCACAGGAGGATCCGAGAAGGAATAGACGATGTTAAAAAAGCTGCAGCCAGAGCAGGAGTCAAGGGAGCAGAGTCCAGGTTCATAAACGCACTTGCGGCAGAGATCTCAGCGTTGAAAGTgcaaagagagaaagaggcaCAATACTTCAGAGATGAGAACAAGAGTCTCCAGTCACAGCTAAGAGATACAGCTGAAGCTGTTGAAGCAGCAGGAGAGTTACTTGCTCGACTTAAAGAAGCTGAAGAAGGATTAAAAATCGCTCAG AAACGGGCAACGGACGCAGAGTATCAAGCATCAGAAGCATATAAACAGATTGAAAAACTGAAGAGCAAACAAGAAACTGGATTCAGAACTCTTAATCAACAACAAGGCATTGCAGAGTCACACAATCATATAGAATCGTTACATGGCGATGATATGGCTAAATATGATGGGCCAGTGGAAGAACCATCAGCAAGTTCAGGAGATGAGCAATGGAGAGAAGAGTTCGAGCCATTTTACAAGAAAGACGCGGAATTGGCAAAGCTTGCCGAACCTTCTTGGTTCTCAGGGTATGACAGATGCAACATATAA
- the LOC111215932 gene encoding cyclin-dependent kinase C-2 produces the protein MAIADFGQLNMEEPPPFWGSRGVDCFEKLEQVGEGTYGQVYMAREIKTGEIVALKKIRMDNEREGFPITAIREIKILNKLDHPNVIHLKEIVTSPGRDRDDQGKPDNNKYKGGIYMVFEYMDHDLTGLSDRSTQGFTVPQIKCYMKQLLTGLHYCHIKKVLHRDIKGSNLLIDNEGNLKLADFGLARSYSHDHDGNLTNRVITLWYRPPELLLGATKYGPAIDMWSVGCIFAELLNGKPILPGKTETEQLTKIYELCGSPDENNWPGVSKMPWFEQLKSPRPLRRRLREIYRNFDRHALELLERMLVLDPSQRISAKDALDADYFWTDPLPCDPKSLPKYESSHEFQTKKRRQEMRHNEEAAKKQKMQHPQQHSRWPAQQHGVGQTHAAPHWPAGPNHPINNGPPPQIPAGGPSGHHYYQNPRGPAPGSNGYHTSGNQTGGYNNRSRGGYSSGSFPSQGRGAPYGAGPSGGYGVRPPNYSQSGGQYGGSGRGQNPMGGARNQRYGGWQ, from the exons ATGGCGATTGCGGATTTTGGGCAGTTGAATATGGAGGAGCCACCTCCGTTCTGGGGATCTCGTGGCGTCGATTGCTTCGAGAAGCTTGAACAGGTCGGCGAAGGCACTTACGG TCAAGTTTACATGGCTAGAGAAATTAAAACTGGCGAGATCGTGGCTCTTAAGAAGATCCGTATGGACAATGAAAGAGAAGGG TTTCCCATCACAGCCATCCGGGAGATCAAAATTCTGAATAAGCTTGATCATCCCAACGTCATTCATTTGAAAGAGATTGTTACTTCGCCTG GTCGAGATAGAGACGATCAAGGAAAGCCAG ATAATAACAAATACAAGGGCGGAATCTACATGGTCTTTGAGTACATGGATCATGACTTGACTGGACTCTCTGATCGTTCTACACAGGGATTTACTGTTCCTCAAATCAAG TGTTACATGAAGCAACTGCTCACCGGGCTTCACTACTGTCATATTAAAAAAGTTCTTCATCGTGATATTAAAG GTTCCAACCTCCTTATTGACAACGAGGGAAACTTAAAGCTTGCGGATTTTGGGCTTGCACGCTCCTATTCTCATGATCATGATGGAAATCTTACAAACCGTGTCATCACTTTGTGGTATAG GCCCCCTGAATTGCTACTCGGTGCTACAAAATATGGACCAGCTATTGACATGTGGTCAGTTGGTTGCATATTTGCTGAGCTTTTGAATGGGAAACCGATCTTGCCTGGCAAAACCGAG ACTGAACAATTGACTAAGATTTATGAACTTTGTGGATCACCTGATGAAAACAACTGGCCTGGTGTTTCGAAGATGCCTTGGTTTGAGCAGCTGAAATCACCTAGGCCCTTGAGAAGACGTTTAAGGGAGATCTACCGAAA TTTTGATCGCCATGCCCTTGAACTACTGGAAAGAATGTTGGTGCTTGACCCGTCTCAG AGAATATCTGCAAAGGATGCTCTTGATGCAGACTACTTTTGGACTGATCCGTTGCCGTGTGATCCAAAGAG TCTACCCAAATATGAATCATCACATGAGTTCCAGACAAAGAAAAGGCGGCAAGAGATGCGTCATAACGAGGAAGCAGCCAAAAAGCAGAAAATGCAGCATCCACAGCAGCACTCTCGTTGGCCTGCACAGCAACATGGTGTTGGTCAGACTCATGCCGCTCCACACTGGCCTGCCGGACCTAACCACCCTATTAACAACGGACCACCACCTCAGATACCTGCTGGTGGACCTAGTGGTCATCACTACTATCAAAATCCCCGTGGTCCTGCACCTGGTTCAAACGGGTACCATACTAGCGGAAACCAGACTGGAGGGTATAATAACCGGAGCCGTGGAGGTTACAGCAGCGGTTCATTTCCTTCACAAGGTCGAGGTGCACCATATGGCGCCGGTCCTAGCGGTGGCTATGGTGTTAGACCGCCTAACTACTCACAAAGTGGTGGTCAGTATGGTGGCTCTGGAAGAGGACAGAATCCAATGGGTGGTGCTAGAAACCAACGATATGGAGGATGGCAATAG